From one Streptomyces spiramyceticus genomic stretch:
- a CDS encoding NADPH-dependent FMN reductase, which produces MDLTTNASTTDSTTESTTESTLESVESVESVESAQLNAAPLRVAVIVASNREGRFAPVITDWFVSRATEHDELDIDVIDLAGIDLPTALSFSPSDDVKAVLAKVSPRLAAADAFVVLTPEYNHSFPAALKNLIDWHGPEWHAKPVGFVSYGGMSGGLRAVEQLRQVFAEMHATTIRETVSFHGAWAHFDEDGSHRDPSAPNTAAKALLNQLTWWAHALRDAKSVRPYAG; this is translated from the coding sequence ATGGACCTCACCACGAACGCATCCACCACTGATTCGACCACTGAATCCACCACTGAATCCACGCTTGAATCCGTTGAATCCGTTGAATCCGTTGAATCCGCCCAGCTCAACGCCGCTCCCCTGCGAGTCGCCGTCATCGTCGCCAGCAATCGCGAGGGCCGCTTCGCACCCGTCATCACCGACTGGTTCGTTTCCCGGGCCACCGAGCACGACGAGCTCGACATCGACGTGATCGACCTGGCCGGCATCGACCTGCCGACCGCCCTCTCCTTCAGCCCCTCCGACGACGTCAAGGCCGTTCTCGCGAAGGTCTCGCCGCGCCTCGCCGCCGCCGACGCCTTCGTCGTCCTCACCCCCGAGTACAACCACTCCTTCCCCGCCGCCCTCAAGAACCTCATCGACTGGCACGGCCCCGAGTGGCACGCCAAGCCCGTCGGCTTCGTCTCCTACGGCGGAATGTCCGGCGGCCTGCGCGCCGTCGAGCAGCTGCGCCAGGTCTTCGCCGAGATGCACGCCACGACCATCCGCGAAACGGTCAGCTTCCACGGCGCATGGGCCCACTTCGACGAGGACGGCAGCCACAGGGACCCGTCGGCCCCCAACACCGCCGCCAAAGCCCTGCTGAACCAGCTCACCTGGTGGGCGCACGCCCTGCGCGACGCCAAGTCCGTCCGCCCGTACGCCGGCTGA